A window of Mercenaria mercenaria strain notata chromosome 16, MADL_Memer_1, whole genome shotgun sequence contains these coding sequences:
- the LOC128549681 gene encoding uncharacterized protein LOC128549681 codes for MYSTIPKQWRSDFNSNVTIEEVNATLVKLHIPTIVLISILMCLGVFGNILVLIIYTNYKASTYKSFIIWLGWMDLLACLVGKPALIISMLYPYISPSEIFCRLTRSLHVFVSVSAALIFLAISYERYKKICFMDMHQLSYKRVNIICLLAAISACIVAVPALFVFGDADVDTGVQNITGVECFIDQKYKTSIFPKLYFLFQLLLCLTSFFSMCVFYFRIWRTLHWHRTFVHEHTFTGKTHRCNGAELNGATNSPATPKRFLMAKFLLKARNDGEASKDETRSKQESLERGATNTVTAVSVDAGHSDFKNSQESLHKSQRNLLSAQANDRYIQAQNRHTKEITKMLFIVTVVFILAFLPHLVLMIMNAISPQSLRELSPAGVVAYTFFLRTFVINNMANPIVYFVCLRTFRSMCSDKFSKICRCLKSDTNGTQ; via the exons atgtATTCAACCATTCCAAAACAGTGGAGAAGTGACTTTAACAGTAATGTCACCATAGAGGAAGTAAATGCTACTCTCGTTAAACTCCATATTCCAACCATTGTGCTGATATCAATTTTAATGTGCCTCGGTGTATTCGGCAATATATTAGTTTTAATTATCTACACAAATTACAAGGCATCTACCTACAAGAGTTTTATTATTTGGCTTGGATGGATGGATTTACTGGCGTGTTTGGTGGGCAAGCCGGCACTCATCATCAGCATGTTGTACCCGTATATATCGCCGTCAGAGATCTTCTGTAGATTGACAAGGTCTCTTCATGTTTTTGTCAGCGTTAGTGCCGCCTTGATATTTTTAGCAATTTCTTATGAAAGATACAAAAAGATCTGTTTTATGGATATGCACCAACTCAGTTACAAAAGAGTCAACATTATATGTCTTCTGGCAGCCATATCAGCATGTATAGTAGCCGTTCCCGCACTATTTGTTTTTGGGGACGCGGATGTAGACACCGGAGTACAAAATATTACTGGTGTAGAATGTTTTATTGACCAGAAatataaaacttcaattttccCGAAACTGTACTTTCTTTTCCAACTGTTACTCTgcttaacttcatttttttcgATGTGTGTATTTTACTTTCGAATATGGAGGACATTACACTGGCATCGGACATTCGTTCACGAGCATACATTCACAGGAAAGACACACCGGTGTAACG GTGCAGAGCTAAATGGAGCGACCAATTCACCAGCAACTCCAAAGAGATTCCTAATggctaaatttcttttaaaagcgAGAAACGACGGAGAAGCATCAAAAGACGAGACAAGAAGTAAGCAAGAAAGTTTAGAGAGAGGTGCAACAAATACAGTAACTGCTGTGAGTGTTGATGCCGGTCattccgattttaaaaattctcagGAAAGTCTTCATAAATCGCAAAGAAACTTACTGTCAGCACAAGCGAACGATAGATACATACAAGCGCAAAATAGGCATACAAAAGAAATAACCAAAATGTTGTTTATTGTGACAGTTGTGTTTATTTTAGCTTTCCTTCCTCACCTTGTACTCATGATAATGAACGCTATTAGTCCTCAGAGTTTGAGGGAACTGTCACCTGCAGGAGTTGTTGCTTACACGTTTTTTCTGAGAACGTTTGTGATAAATAATATGGCAAATCCTATCGTGTACTTTGTATGTCTCAGAACATTTCGTTCTATGTGCTCTGATAAATTCAGCAAAATATGCCGATGTTTAAAGAGCGATACAAATGGAACTCAGTAA